One genomic segment of Aquipluma nitroreducens includes these proteins:
- a CDS encoding YybH family protein — translation MTNAQEKPLIQSTILGLEKAALDRWCKGDPTGFLEISAPDVVYFDPFLEKRINGLEELTKLYLPLKGQVNANHFEMLDPLVQATDKMAVLTFNFKSESDRKVHKWNCTEVYRLEADGTWKICQTHWSLTKPELN, via the coding sequence ATGACAAACGCACAAGAAAAACCCCTGATTCAATCAACAATTCTTGGCCTCGAAAAAGCTGCACTCGATCGCTGGTGTAAGGGCGATCCAACCGGGTTCCTCGAAATATCGGCACCCGATGTGGTATATTTTGATCCTTTTCTGGAAAAAAGAATAAATGGGCTTGAAGAATTAACCAAGCTGTACCTGCCGCTAAAAGGGCAAGTAAACGCCAATCATTTTGAAATGCTCGACCCGCTGGTTCAGGCAACGGATAAAATGGCCGTTCTGACTTTTAACTTCAAATCAGAAAGTGACAGGAAAGTGCATAAATGGAACTGCACCGAAGTTTACCGCCTGGAAGCCGATGGAACATGGAAAATTTGCCAAACCCATTGGTCGCTGACAAAACCAGAACTTAACTAA
- a CDS encoding ATP-binding protein yields MFKRSLIKELDKWLADANRKPLVLRGARQVGKTTLVKQFASRFDQYIYLNLELPEDRQPFEQFTSIEVLVQALFFIKNCSLDKKKQTLIFIDEIQEVPAALNILRYFYEQEPDIPVITAGSMLETLFDKNISFPVGRVEYKVVRPASFPEFLDAMGEKTALAQLEKVPLANFAHPKLMQLFHTYTLIGGMPEIVNNYSQNKDLTVLSPIYDSLIASYLDDVEKYASSASQIQHIRHAISFSFPNAGKRIKFEGFGNSAYKSRDMGEALRILEKALLLQLIFPCTSATLPLMPDVKKSPRLQVLDTGLINYSVGIQKEILGTADLLSVYQGTIIEHMIGQELLSTQNLALSALQFWVREKKTSNAEVDYIFPFEGKLIPIEVKSGKEGTLKSLHLYMDEAPHTFAVRFYSGELSITNAQTTSGKTYQLLNLPYYLGTQLEKYLDWFINSK; encoded by the coding sequence ATGTTTAAACGAAGTCTCATAAAAGAACTTGATAAGTGGCTAGCTGACGCCAATCGTAAACCTCTGGTTTTGAGAGGTGCAAGACAGGTTGGAAAAACCACTCTGGTGAAACAATTTGCCAGTCGGTTTGACCAATACATTTACCTGAACTTAGAATTGCCGGAAGACCGACAGCCTTTTGAACAATTTACCTCAATTGAAGTATTGGTTCAGGCTCTGTTTTTCATCAAAAACTGTTCACTGGATAAGAAAAAACAAACCTTGATTTTTATCGATGAGATTCAGGAAGTGCCAGCCGCATTAAATATCCTGAGATATTTTTATGAACAGGAACCCGATATTCCGGTGATTACTGCCGGAAGTATGCTTGAAACACTTTTCGACAAGAACATCAGTTTCCCGGTTGGACGGGTTGAATATAAAGTGGTTCGACCAGCTTCCTTCCCTGAATTTCTGGATGCAATGGGAGAAAAAACTGCTTTAGCACAACTGGAAAAGGTTCCGCTTGCAAACTTTGCCCACCCCAAATTGATGCAATTATTCCATACCTATACCCTCATTGGCGGTATGCCCGAAATTGTGAATAACTACAGTCAGAATAAAGACCTAACTGTACTTTCTCCCATTTATGATTCTTTGATTGCTTCGTATCTCGATGATGTAGAGAAATATGCATCTTCAGCCTCACAAATTCAGCACATTCGTCATGCTATTTCGTTTTCATTCCCGAATGCGGGAAAGCGTATCAAGTTTGAAGGTTTTGGCAATTCGGCCTATAAGTCTCGCGACATGGGCGAGGCGCTTCGTATTTTAGAAAAAGCGCTTTTGCTCCAATTAATTTTCCCTTGTACTTCGGCTACATTGCCTTTAATGCCTGATGTTAAAAAATCGCCCAGACTACAAGTGCTGGATACCGGATTGATTAATTATTCGGTTGGCATTCAGAAAGAAATTTTAGGAACTGCCGATTTGCTCTCGGTTTATCAGGGAACAATCATTGAACACATGATAGGGCAAGAGCTACTTTCCACGCAGAATCTGGCATTGAGCGCTCTTCAGTTTTGGGTGCGTGAGAAAAAGACGTCAAATGCTGAAGTAGATTATATCTTCCCTTTTGAAGGGAAACTGATTCCAATTGAGGTTAAATCAGGAAAAGAAGGAACATTAAAATCACTGCATCTTTACATGGATGAAGCGCCTCATACATTTGCCGTTCGGTTTTATTCCGGAGAACTGAGTATTACAAATGCCCAAACGACTTCAGGAAAAACATATCAGCTCTTAAACTTGCCCTATTACCTGGGAACACAACTCGAAAAATACCTCGACTGGTTTATAAACTCCAAATAG
- a CDS encoding YgaP family membrane protein — MKMNVGSIDRTLRLVAGIGIAVGGVIFESYWGLIGVALFATAVFRFCPLYPLLGINTNKKE, encoded by the coding sequence ATGAAAATGAACGTTGGATCGATTGACCGTACGCTCCGCCTGGTCGCCGGGATCGGGATTGCTGTAGGAGGTGTTATTTTTGAAAGTTACTGGGGACTCATTGGAGTTGCTCTTTTTGCAACTGCCGTATTCAGATTTTGCCCTTTATACCCACTGTTGGGGATTAATACAAACAAAAAAGAATAG
- a CDS encoding C-GCAxxG-C-C family protein, producing the protein MKKSQLAIENFKTLNCAQSVLLSHAEDLKLDRTTALRIALGFGGGMGRAETCGAVTGAYMVLGMKAQFGEKSIQEIKTETKVAVKKFNELFIARHGSLKCKKLLGVDISTPEGSTEANDKKLFDSICSGLVASAAEILEEEF; encoded by the coding sequence ATGAAAAAATCACAGCTAGCCATCGAAAACTTTAAGACATTGAACTGCGCACAATCGGTACTTTTAAGCCACGCCGAAGACCTAAAACTTGATAGGACTACTGCATTGCGAATTGCTCTTGGATTTGGCGGAGGAATGGGCAGGGCTGAAACCTGTGGTGCGGTTACCGGAGCTTACATGGTTTTGGGAATGAAAGCTCAATTCGGAGAAAAATCGATTCAGGAAATAAAGACTGAAACGAAAGTTGCGGTTAAGAAATTCAATGAATTGTTTATCGCCAGACACGGTTCTTTAAAATGTAAAAAACTGCTTGGAGTCGATATTTCAACTCCGGAAGGTTCTACAGAAGCCAATGATAAGAAATTGTTCGACTCCATTTGTTCAGGACTTGTTGCCTCGGCAGCCGAAATCCTTGAAGAGGAATTCTAA
- a CDS encoding IS5 family transposase, translating to MKHYPTNLTDSQWMLLSGILNDNRKRKHSLRDIFNAIFYLIKTGCQWRMIPGCFPNWELVYYYFTRWKNNGVIEQVHELLRDKIRKKAGKYESPSLACIDSQSIKTTRLGGESRGFDGGKMIKGRKRHIVTDTMGLLLAVVVHAANVHDSKGASDVIALLKGRFERLVKIVADGGYRGELIEKTKTTFGWILEIVLRSDHSSKFTVIPKRWVVERTFAWFESYRRLSKDFEYLTNTSQVMIQIAMIRLMLNRIKN from the coding sequence ATGAAACACTATCCAACCAATCTCACCGATAGCCAATGGATGCTATTAAGTGGCATTTTAAACGACAACCGTAAGAGAAAACATTCTTTACGGGATATTTTCAATGCCATTTTCTATTTGATTAAAACAGGTTGTCAATGGCGTATGATACCTGGCTGTTTTCCCAATTGGGAACTAGTTTATTACTATTTCACTAGATGGAAGAACAACGGTGTCATAGAACAAGTACATGAACTGCTTCGCGACAAAATACGCAAGAAAGCAGGGAAATATGAATCTCCCAGTTTGGCTTGTATTGATAGCCAGTCTATTAAGACAACCAGATTGGGCGGCGAATCTCGCGGTTTTGATGGAGGCAAAATGATCAAAGGCCGCAAACGCCATATTGTTACAGATACAATGGGTTTGCTGCTGGCCGTTGTTGTACATGCTGCAAATGTGCATGACAGCAAGGGAGCAAGTGATGTAATTGCCTTACTGAAAGGTAGGTTCGAAAGGCTGGTCAAGATCGTTGCTGATGGTGGTTATCGTGGAGAACTCATAGAGAAGACCAAAACCACATTCGGCTGGATACTTGAAATCGTTTTGAGATCAGACCATTCCAGTAAATTTACCGTTATTCCCAAAAGATGGGTTGTCGAAAGAACGTTTGCCTGGTTTGAAAGTTACCGAAGACTCAGTAAAGACTTCGAATACCTGACCAACACTAGCCAGGTAATGATTCAGATTGCAATGATAAGACTAATGCTTAATAGAATCAAAAATTAA
- a CDS encoding AraC family transcriptional regulator has translation MNRQVTDCKTYQFSKNKYGSELLIDLIRLESLSKYIRQTPRHCLTYYDITFILDGYGSFALDQHEFPVTSNHLYFSAPGQIREWKVSDIPHGLVLIFEEEFLCSFFSDPLFVKMLSFFTNRQAPPQLSLTEEQGKYLFNIMLQIEQEISDNKETHLLRALLYQVLAWINNVYRSYYQLAATPLNSKITRFVQLVETHYCNDHTVSFYASELCITSGYLNELVKNESGVSAKQYIINRLMTEAKRLLLSCETPVSEIAWNLGFSDSSYFVRLFRNETGFSPLAFRKRHLS, from the coding sequence ATGAATAGACAGGTTACGGACTGCAAAACATATCAGTTCAGCAAAAACAAGTACGGCAGCGAATTGCTGATCGACCTTATCAGGCTCGAATCGCTTAGCAAATACATTCGTCAAACACCGCGACATTGCCTCACATATTACGACATCACCTTTATTCTTGATGGCTACGGAAGTTTTGCCCTTGATCAGCATGAATTTCCGGTAACATCCAATCACCTTTATTTTTCCGCTCCGGGACAAATCAGGGAGTGGAAAGTATCAGATATACCTCATGGACTTGTCTTGATTTTTGAAGAAGAATTCCTGTGCAGCTTCTTTAGTGATCCCTTGTTTGTGAAGATGCTGTCCTTTTTCACAAACCGTCAGGCTCCACCTCAGTTATCGCTTACGGAAGAGCAAGGGAAGTACCTCTTCAACATCATGTTGCAGATCGAGCAGGAAATTTCGGACAATAAGGAAACTCACCTTTTGCGAGCCTTACTTTATCAGGTTCTTGCCTGGATAAATAATGTGTATCGCTCGTATTACCAATTAGCAGCCACTCCCCTAAACTCCAAAATTACACGGTTTGTGCAATTGGTTGAGACGCATTATTGCAACGACCATACGGTGTCGTTTTATGCTTCGGAACTTTGTATTACATCAGGATATTTGAATGAGCTCGTAAAAAACGAATCGGGCGTTTCGGCCAAACAATACATCATAAACCGGCTAATGACTGAGGCCAAACGATTACTGTTGTCCTGCGAAACGCCTGTTTCGGAGATTGCCTGGAATCTTGGATTCAGCGACTCGTCTTATTTCGTCCGACTGTTCCGAAACGAAACCGGTTTTTCGCCTCTTGCTTTCAGGAAGCGGCATTTGTCCTGA
- a CDS encoding TrpB-like pyridoxal phosphate-dependent enzyme yields the protein MARQKKIYLDESEMPKQWYNLAPDLITPLNPPLGPGGISVTPEMLAPVFPMNLIEQEVSQERWIDIPEEVRQILFQWRPSPLIRAYELEAALGTPAKIYYKNEGVSPAGSHKPNTAIPQAWYNKQFGIKKLVTETGAGQWGSALSYACAQIGGIECKVYMVRVSFDQKPFRKILMQTWGGKCVSSPSMETQAGRDVLAEYPDTPGSLGIAISEAVEEAVSDPTGKTRYALGSVLNHVMLHQTIIGQEAKKQLAKVGIKKPDIVIGCCGGGSNFAGISFPFMYDKVNGADIQIIGAEPFSCPTLTKAPFIYDHGDVAKMTPLLAMNSLGHNFIPAPIHAGGLRYHGMAPLVSAALRDGLMDAVAIHQSECFEAGLLFLRTEGIIPAPETTHAIAATIREALKAKEEGKEKVILFNFSGHGLMDLVGYDKYMTGQLHDYEYPEHEIEANLAKLVGYPMPK from the coding sequence ATGGCCAGACAAAAGAAAATTTACCTCGATGAATCGGAAATGCCCAAGCAGTGGTATAACCTTGCACCCGATTTAATCACCCCACTTAATCCACCACTTGGACCGGGCGGAATTTCAGTTACTCCTGAAATGTTGGCTCCTGTTTTCCCGATGAACCTGATTGAGCAGGAAGTTTCGCAGGAACGATGGATCGACATCCCGGAAGAAGTGCGGCAGATTTTATTCCAGTGGAGACCAAGTCCACTGATTCGTGCTTATGAGCTGGAAGCCGCTTTGGGAACTCCAGCCAAAATCTATTACAAAAACGAAGGCGTTTCACCCGCCGGAAGTCATAAGCCCAATACTGCAATCCCTCAGGCTTGGTACAACAAACAATTCGGTATTAAGAAACTGGTAACCGAAACCGGAGCCGGACAATGGGGCTCTGCACTTTCGTATGCATGTGCGCAAATTGGAGGCATCGAATGTAAAGTATACATGGTACGGGTGAGTTTCGACCAGAAACCTTTCCGTAAAATTCTGATGCAAACATGGGGCGGCAAATGTGTGTCTAGTCCGAGTATGGAAACACAAGCTGGCCGTGACGTCCTTGCTGAATATCCTGACACACCTGGAAGTTTGGGAATCGCTATTTCAGAAGCAGTTGAAGAAGCAGTGAGCGATCCAACCGGAAAAACCCGTTATGCGCTGGGTTCGGTATTGAACCACGTCATGTTGCACCAAACTATTATTGGTCAGGAAGCTAAAAAGCAGTTGGCGAAAGTAGGCATTAAAAAACCGGATATCGTAATTGGCTGCTGCGGTGGCGGGAGTAATTTCGCCGGAATTTCCTTCCCATTCATGTACGATAAAGTGAATGGAGCCGACATACAGATTATTGGCGCTGAACCATTTTCTTGTCCAACATTGACCAAAGCTCCTTTCATTTACGATCATGGCGATGTGGCTAAAATGACTCCGTTGCTGGCCATGAACAGTCTTGGACACAATTTTATTCCGGCTCCAATTCATGCCGGTGGGTTACGCTATCATGGGATGGCGCCACTTGTAAGCGCTGCTTTGCGCGACGGACTAATGGACGCAGTTGCGATTCACCAAAGTGAATGTTTTGAAGCTGGATTGTTGTTCCTGAGAACAGAAGGAATTATTCCTGCTCCTGAAACCACCCATGCCATTGCAGCTACAATTCGCGAAGCCTTGAAAGCCAAAGAAGAGGGCAAGGAAAAAGTGATCCTTTTCAATTTCAGCGGACACGGTTTGATGGATTTGGTTGGTTACGACAAATACATGACTGGTCAGTTGCACGACTATGAATATCCGGAACATGAAATTGAAGCTAATCTGGCTAAATTGGTAGGTTATCCAATGCCGAAATAG
- a CDS encoding TolB-like translocation protein: MKGVVTIAFLMSFSVITLAQHSDFDYFGLSSPGDSIKLFAPHIVSLKDVREKSLAISPAGDEVFFSGGKSWPESKIMQVKKINNLWGEPQVADFCMDCFACEPAFSPDGKYLFFSSSKGEKDIKRYSIWRLERTESGWENLHKIIDIDDPNIWEFHPSVSKNGSVYFCRWDNKTQFGSIYKSIYIDGSYADPVKIGLSFDIKSSVTDPFVDPDEKYIITSSTDQNGKEGYDVFISYKKEDNSWSSPVNPGNRFNTSGDEDSFDVSPDGKFVFIYKQDDIYWTEAKGVIEKSSDH; encoded by the coding sequence ATGAAAGGTGTAGTTACAATCGCATTTCTTATGTCGTTTTCAGTCATAACGTTAGCCCAACATTCTGATTTCGATTATTTTGGACTTTCAAGTCCTGGAGATTCAATAAAACTATTCGCTCCCCATATTGTATCACTCAAAGACGTTAGAGAAAAATCTTTAGCAATTTCACCTGCCGGAGATGAAGTTTTCTTTTCCGGAGGGAAAAGTTGGCCTGAAAGTAAAATAATGCAGGTTAAAAAGATAAACAATCTGTGGGGTGAGCCACAAGTGGCTGATTTTTGTATGGATTGTTTTGCATGCGAGCCTGCATTTTCGCCCGACGGGAAGTATTTATTCTTTTCATCAAGCAAAGGAGAAAAAGATATTAAGCGATATAGCATCTGGAGATTAGAGCGAACAGAGTCTGGCTGGGAAAATCTACACAAAATAATAGACATTGACGATCCGAATATTTGGGAGTTTCATCCTTCCGTTTCCAAAAACGGCTCGGTTTATTTCTGTCGCTGGGATAATAAAACACAGTTCGGAAGCATCTATAAGTCAATATATATTGACGGATCTTACGCTGATCCTGTTAAGATCGGTCTATCATTTGACATTAAAAGCAGTGTTACCGATCCGTTTGTCGATCCCGATGAAAAGTACATAATCACTTCCTCAACCGACCAGAATGGCAAAGAGGGATATGACGTTTTTATTTCTTATAAAAAAGAAGATAACTCCTGGTCATCCCCGGTCAATCCTGGAAATAGGTTTAATACTTCAGGAGATGAAGATTCTTTTGATGTTTCACCTGATGGCAAATTTGTATTTATTTACAAACAAGATGACATCTATTGGACTGAAGCAAAAGGAGTAATAGAAAAGTCTTCAGATCACTAA
- the metG gene encoding methionine--tRNA ligase has protein sequence MTDFKRTLITSALPYANGPVHIGHLAGVYVPADIYARYLRMNGQEVAFIGGSDEHGVPITLKAKNEGVTPQDIVDKYHGMIKDSFEQFGISFDIYSRTSSPVHHQTASAFFTKLYESGKFIEKTSEQYYDAENKQFLADRYITGTCPKCGFERAYGDQCESCGSALSPNELINPKSMISGNTPELKETKHWYLPLEQYEGWLKEWILEGHKEWKSNVYGQCKSWIDGGLQPRAVTRDLNWGVPVPLDEAEGKVLYVWFDAPIGYISATKELTPEWEKWWKDPETKMVHFIGKDNIVFHCIIFPAMLKAEGSFILPENVPANEFLNLEGDKISTSRNWAVWLHEYLEEFPGKEDVLKYVLTANAPETKDNDFTWKDYQARNNNELVAVLGNFVNRALVLTQKYYDGKVPAAGELTETDRLALAEISVIKAEVEKSISQYRFREALKYAMDLARLGNKYLADAEPWKVVKTDPKRVETIMNVCLQITANLTIIFAPFLPFSMDKLRVFLNMDELNWSNLGRTNLLPAGHQTNTPELLFEKIEDEVIEKQVNKLLATKKANEVANAQVAPAKENCTFDDFNKMDIRTGTILEAERVPKTKKLLKLTIDTGIDKRTVVSGIAEYYSPEEVVGQKVSILVNLEPKELKGIQSQGMILMAQDADGSLKFVTPVAPVKNGSEIK, from the coding sequence ATGACTGACTTTAAACGTACCCTCATTACTTCGGCTTTGCCGTATGCCAACGGACCGGTTCACATCGGACACCTTGCAGGTGTGTATGTTCCTGCTGATATTTATGCCCGTTACCTCCGCATGAACGGACAGGAAGTGGCATTTATCGGTGGATCAGACGAACACGGCGTCCCAATTACCCTTAAAGCGAAGAATGAAGGAGTTACACCGCAAGATATCGTGGATAAATACCACGGCATGATTAAAGACTCGTTTGAGCAATTCGGAATTTCGTTCGACATTTATTCACGCACAAGTTCACCGGTTCATCATCAAACGGCATCCGCTTTTTTCACCAAGCTTTACGAAAGTGGAAAATTCATCGAAAAAACCTCGGAGCAATATTACGATGCTGAAAACAAGCAGTTTCTGGCCGACCGGTACATCACTGGAACTTGTCCTAAATGCGGTTTCGAGCGTGCCTATGGCGACCAATGCGAAAGCTGCGGAAGTGCCCTTAGTCCGAATGAACTGATCAATCCAAAATCGATGATCAGCGGCAACACTCCGGAATTAAAAGAGACCAAACACTGGTATTTGCCACTCGAACAATACGAAGGCTGGCTGAAAGAATGGATTTTGGAAGGCCACAAAGAATGGAAATCGAATGTTTACGGTCAATGCAAATCGTGGATCGACGGTGGGTTGCAGCCCCGCGCCGTAACCCGCGACCTCAACTGGGGAGTTCCTGTTCCGTTGGATGAAGCTGAAGGCAAAGTGCTGTACGTATGGTTCGACGCCCCGATTGGCTATATTTCGGCCACCAAAGAATTAACTCCGGAATGGGAAAAATGGTGGAAAGATCCGGAAACCAAGATGGTTCATTTCATCGGGAAAGACAATATTGTTTTCCATTGCATCATTTTCCCGGCCATGTTGAAAGCTGAAGGTTCGTTCATTTTGCCCGAAAATGTTCCGGCCAATGAGTTCCTGAACCTGGAAGGCGACAAAATCTCGACTTCGCGTAACTGGGCAGTTTGGCTTCACGAATATCTGGAAGAATTTCCCGGCAAGGAAGATGTACTGAAATATGTGTTGACGGCCAATGCCCCTGAGACCAAAGACAACGATTTTACCTGGAAAGATTATCAGGCACGCAATAACAACGAACTGGTGGCCGTGTTGGGCAACTTTGTCAACCGTGCACTGGTTCTGACCCAAAAATATTACGACGGAAAAGTTCCGGCGGCTGGTGAGTTGACCGAAACCGACAGGCTTGCATTAGCCGAAATTTCAGTCATTAAAGCTGAAGTGGAGAAGAGTATTTCGCAGTACCGTTTCCGCGAAGCCCTGAAATATGCCATGGATCTGGCTCGCTTGGGTAACAAATATCTGGCTGATGCCGAGCCATGGAAAGTAGTGAAAACTGATCCGAAGCGTGTGGAAACCATCATGAACGTGTGTTTACAGATCACCGCCAACCTGACTATCATTTTCGCGCCATTCCTTCCGTTCAGCATGGACAAATTACGGGTTTTCCTGAATATGGACGAACTGAACTGGAGTAATCTGGGACGCACGAATCTGCTACCAGCGGGTCATCAAACCAATACTCCCGAATTACTGTTCGAAAAGATTGAAGATGAGGTAATCGAAAAACAGGTAAATAAACTGCTGGCAACGAAAAAAGCCAACGAAGTTGCCAATGCACAAGTTGCGCCAGCTAAAGAAAACTGCACGTTCGACGATTTCAATAAAATGGACATCCGCACCGGAACCATTCTGGAAGCTGAACGTGTGCCCAAAACCAAGAAATTGCTGAAACTGACCATCGATACTGGAATCGACAAACGCACAGTCGTTTCGGGCATTGCCGAATATTACAGTCCGGAAGAAGTGGTCGGTCAAAAGGTTAGCATATTGGTAAACCTTGAACCTAAAGAACTGAAAGGAATCCAGTCACAAGGAATGATCCTGATGGCACAGGATGCCGATGGTTCGCTAAAATTTGTGACTCCTGTGGCACCTGTTAAAAACGGATCGGAAATAAAGTAA